In the Cryptococcus depauperatus CBS 7841 chromosome 4, complete sequence genome, cttcttctcccagCTTCCACTTTCACCTCACCCGTCTCACCGACACGCTGTTTGTCTGGGTGGGAGCAGCGCCGTCGGACGGCCAGGAGGCCAGCGGAAACGGCAGACTGGCCGTCGACTGGAGCGTTGCCATGCCTGCCCGTCGCGTAAGTATGCATCGCGATGGCGGACGCTGACAGTGGCAGAGCATGCCAGTGGCTTGTACGCCGCTGTACAGAGCTGGCACGAACGATGCGTCGTTGTCGATGGCAGCGAGGCTCGGTAGGTGGCTGGTTCGCGGACAGGGCTGACTCGTATGCAGCCCGAAAATTTCCTCGCCAGCAGGtgcatctctctctcgACCTTCCTGCCAGCCTGACGCAGAGCGGGCCGTCGACAGACCCGTATGCAAGCAAGATTTTGTTGgcgatggaaaagaaattaGGCGATTGGCTGGAAAGTTTGGTATAAACTGATGCATCGtaccatctttttttttcaactGCATTTCCATCTCGAAATGTCTGAAAAAACAACCGTCATCACCGCAACGGCCCAGATTGACCTGCCAGCACATCCGACAAGAAAGAGCTATGCAGAGCTGAATCCATCTTCAAGGCCGACTGAATTCTTTGGACCATGGGGCACAGCAGCCATCACACTCTGTACCCCGGTGCTGGCCTATCTCACCTTTTTCGCCTGTAACGATGTGGCCGGATGTGCACCGACGTCGTTGAGGAGCGCCTGGCGCTTGGTAGGTGACTATCCGGATGCTGCAGGCAAGCTGTGGGAGTGGAAGGCGGCAGGGGTGTACGTCGGATGGTATGTGTTTTGCATCGTCTGTGAGCTGGTTTTGCCCGGCGAGAGGATCCAGGGCAACCTGTTGCGGGATGGCAGTCGAAAGACGTATCGCATGAATGGTGAGTCCGTCGCTCTCGCTCTCACTGACGGGGTGTAGGTCTGTATACGTTGCTCCTGGTGATGGGGATCATCACCGGCATCCTCGTGCAGCCCCGGGGCATTGAGGCGTTTACTTGGTTGTACCACCATTTCCTGCCGCTCATGTCTGCGAGTCTGGCGATGGCGATCGTCCAGGCGAGTTGGGTGTATGCGTGGAGCTACTTTTCAGGCGAGCTGCTCGCCCTCGGAGGCAACACTGGCAACTTTTTCTATGATGTGAGTACTCACGTCTGTTGTCTTGGGTTGACACGCCATAGTTCTTCCTGGGCCGTCCTCTGAACCCGACGTTTCCCAAGTTTCCCACGTTTGATATCAAGACATTTAATGAAGTCCGTCCGGGTATGATTCTCTGGTTGCTCCTTAATATTTCTTGCGCCTGCGAGCAGTACACGAGGCTGGGGAAATTGACAGACAGTATGTGGATCGTCTTGGCTTCTCAAGGGTGGTATGTCTTGGattgtcttttgcaagaGGTGCGTCCGTCTTTATGCTTTGCTCTTGGGCTTGACGTTGTGCAGCATACCATCCTTAACCAGATGGACATCACAACCGACGGCTTTGGCTTCATGCTCGCTTTTGGTGACCTCACCTGGGTCCCATTCACTTATGGGCTTCAAGCACGTTTCCTTGCATTCAACCCAGTTACACTTGGCCCCGTTGCGACTGCCTTGGTTGTTGGTGTAGAAGTAGCAGGCATGTGGATTTTCAGAGTTGCCAATAATGAAAAGGCCAACTTTAGGGCTGGCAAGAATCCAAAGAGTCagtctcttgtctttttggcGTCTTGTTACATGAAACGCTGATAAAAACTTAGACCTCGAATTTATGCAAACTGACCGCGGCACAAAGCTTTTGACTTCAGGTTGGTGGGGACGATCTCGACACCCTGTACGTGTATCTCCTGAGCTGGGACAAGGATTACTGACTGACACGAACGTAGAACTACTTTGGTGATTGGCTCATCGCGTCAGTATTCTCTTTGCCCTTGTTGCCTGGGTAAAATATATGTTGACTCCAACTAGTCTCGGCTGGTGTCTCCCCACAGGCTTTCACACTCCCCTCACCTATTTCTATCTCATTTACTTTATCGTCCTGCTCGTGCATCGTCAGGCTCGGGATGAAGAAGCATGTAGGCGAAAGTATGGAGACAAAGATTGGGATAGGTACTGTTCCAAAGTCAAATGGAAGATCGTCCCGTATGTGGTATGTATCTTTTTGGTTTGAAGGGGAATAACGTATGGCTTACTCGTCCTGGCACAGTATTGAACATCTTGTCCACACTCAGCCCAACAAACTCTTGAATGGTACACGGTAAGCTGGTAATGGGAAGGAGCATATAGGAATGAGATTAGCTGTTGAAAATGAGacaccatcatcatcttgcaGGTTTCATACaattgatttttttttggagAAATGTACATCGAAACaaagtttctcttttctttcaaaatatGGTTCGAGAATCAGCATTACAAATGACATGATCATCTTTGCATAACGTATGAAACTGAGCTATCCTAATCCAAGCCATACCATATCATCTTTAATCTTTGCAACTCTCCACAGACCTTGTAACTGGTGCTAATCTTAGAGTCCTTCTGTTAACTGAGCAGGATCAAGACCCTCCCATGCGATTTGGTAGACCTTGTCAAACAAGGGATAGACACGAGATTGTTTTCGCGCACTCAGAAAGTTGTGAACATCTTTGGCCTGTTAGGGATCAAAATCAGCGTTTATTTTAGAGATATAAGCGAGGATGAGGAGTGAAAAACAATGAACATACAGTGTGAATACCCTGAAGCTCTGCCAGCGTTTGTTAGCAAAGCCAATGAAATTTAGAAATGGAGTTAGCCTACTCTGACCATTCAACATTTCGACCTCCAGCTCATCAAATGACTAATGACTGTATTAGCCACTTCCCTACTTGGTGCCTCTTGCCGCGAAATGCAATGGACGCACCTTTTTCTGGCGAACAAACTCTACAGCAACCCTGTAGTTTCTCCCCGAGAGACAACTGGTAATCACATCGCTCACACCAGCACTCTCTTGGAGGAATGATTCTTCTTTAACGTCTCGGAAAAACTCTTGACAAAAATACTTCATCTCGAGAAGTCCAATACGCATGATAGCAGCTAATTATTAAGCCATCACATCATGTCAGTCTAGTTTAGTGTAGTGTAGAGGGCGACGCACATTTAGAATTGCTGCCATAACCAAGACCATCACAAATTCCAGCAGCGACTGCTACTATATTCTTGAGAGCACCACACAAACTCACTCCAGTCACCTAGATTAGGCTAGATTAACACATATCATCTGAAACAAGACGAGAGGGGTGACTTACATCGTCGATGAGCTGGACTTTGAATTTATCAGTCTGAAACAGCATTTGCCACaattttccttcttcttcggTCCTATAGCCTACAGTTGTCTCTGAAAATGTATCTTTTGCAACTTCGTTTGCAATGTTGGCCCCACTTAAGGCAGATGTGGAAATTCCTAAGCGCTTTTCGATAACATCCGCGAATAGGTAAATGTTGGCTTCCTTTACCTCCACACCCTACACTCTTTGCGTCAACTCAGTTGCCACGCCACAATCAAGAGCTACCTTAATGAGACTGATAGCTTTGGCATCTTTTTTAACATGGCCCTCCAGCTCGTCAAGAATCTTTCCTAAAACTTCCCACCCTTTTGTCAGTTCACGCGTGTTTCCTTAACACCAAAGAGATACATACATTGATGAGGAGttacaaagacaagagcaGTAGCTTCTTTCACGGCCTCCAAGAGGTCTGGAACAGCCACAATGTTGTCGGGCAATTTGATATCCGGAAGATACTTTTTGTTCTCATGCGTTTCATTGATGATTTCTGTCAATTTTCGACCTTCAAACTAAATCCCATCGCGGCTTGTTGTGAGAACAGGTAGGTGTACATTATGCTAGAGGACAAACttgttcttcaaaaacCCAAACGGGGACACGAGAGTCATCAAACACGTCATTATGTTTCTTGGTGTTGATCCCAGCAAGACGAGCAATAGCCGTACCCCTGTGCTCGTTGACGAGTTAGTTGTCTGACCATGGTTGGAAGGAACTACCACTTGCCAGTTACCAGAACCAATGATAGCAACTTTTTCGTGACCCATTCTGCTCGATATGGCAAAATGTCTAGACAGATGAGGTAGAATGAGCTTGGAGGAGTTTTTGACTACGTTGGGTGCAGCTGTGATGAGTGAGCGCGAAGCTCTTATATGTAGCGCTGTGGTGAGCGACGTGATGATAACAAAAATGTCAAGTCGGGAATAGAAATAGAATCACTTTTAAGATTCGATTTATAAAAAAAGTCTTAAAGGTATAAAAGACATCGTATCACATAATTTTCCCACGGTGTATTTCAACTTAATCCTGGAATCTTATCGACGAGGAACTGGAAATGTAAAATAGATGTAAAGAATAATTACAACAGATACGAATGATTCCAGGCGTAGTTGAGAGCGGGCACAGTCAAGGTAGCAACatttgaacaagagaaatggaCCATTAATCAATAGCTAATCGTTCTGGCACATCAAATAAAACCATTCGCTGCTCACACGACAATTCTAATTCTTATACGGTTCGATCAGGTAGATGGTGAAAAAAGCCATTCATTCTATCGGGTGTAGCCGCTCAAAGCTCGCTTTTCACCTTCTTAGCTTTCTGTTCAACGCCTTCGGCAAACTTCTCGACACCGTCCTTGATATTGAATGGTACTTGTTTAATACCATCCACTGTATCTTCAATCATTTCCTCTACAGATTCGTAAGCTTCTGAGACCTTTTGAGCGGCGAAAGATGAGAGAATGttgatcttgatcttgagcTCGTCAAGTTTTGTAGGAGCAAGAGAGGGGGATGCGAGAAGTCCAGCAAGCCTGGTGACGAGTCAACACTTTCCCGACCACTGAGCAACAAACTTACCGTGCCTGCTCCTTGGTCAGCCACCCTTCGCCTTTAGCAAGGACATTCTCCATCGCTTTGACATAATAGTCGGCAGTAGTCCTAGTATGCCTGTCGAGAGCAACAACAGCCTCCTTGGCCTTCTTGATGATCTTGTTTCGCTCATTGCTGGTGCCAGTGAAAAAGCCGGAAGCAAGTTGGTCAAGAGTGAGGACTTTACCAGCAGTATCAGAGAGAAGTCCAGAGACAGTCCTGTGGGTTCCAGCGTGTTCGTTGATCCAGTCAACAAACTGTTCGGCAGCGCGCCCAGTTTCATAGTCAATAGGATCTTTGGATCCCTTGGGGAAGTATTTGATAGTAGGATAGCTAGAAACGTCGTAACGAGCAGCAATAGGCCTGTTATCAGCGTCATCTGCGTTCATGAGGGCAATAACGACGTCAGGGTCTGAGGAAAAGATCTTGGCGACGATTTCATAGGTAGGCTTCATAGTCTTGCAGTGGCCGCACTATGCCCAAGTCAGCCTTTCCAAGTACCGCAAAGCAAAGGAAAACAAACCCATGGAGCAGTGAATGCAACCAAGACATTCTTGCTCTCATCTAGGGCAATGTCATCAAAATTGGTCGCATCGAGTTCAGTATAGGCAGGAGGGGGAGGAGGTTTGATGCTAGACTTGATGCCAGATTGTTTGCTAACGCTGCAAGATCTACATCAGCTTTGATGTAACCTTTATTCCAGCGACAGTTGGACGAACAACGCAGCCAAAGT is a window encoding:
- a CDS encoding glycerol-3-phosphate dehydrogenase (NAD(+)), whose amino-acid sequence is MGHEKVAIIGSGNWGTAIARLAGINTKKHNDVFDDSRVPVWVFEEQFEGRKLTEIINETHENKKYLPDIKLPDNIVAVPDLLEAVKEATALVFVTPHQFLGKILDELEGHVKKDAKAISLIKGVEVKEANIYLFADVIEKRLGISTSALSGANIANEVAKDTFSETTVGYRTEEEGKLWQMLFQTDKFKVQLIDDVTGVSLCGALKNIVAVAAGICDGLGYGSNSKSAIMRIGLLEMKYFCQEFFRDVKEESFLQESAGVSDVITSCLSGRNYRVAVEFVRQKKSFDELEVEMLNGQKLQGIHTAKDVHNFLSARKQSRVYPLFDKVYQIAWEGLDPAQLTEGL
- a CDS encoding protein disulfide-isomerase domain, whose protein sequence is MRFSLSFTAVAVSVLSLVSASNVVDLDPANFDQYVGGDRGALVEFFAPWCGHCKNLAPTYEHLADAFPSDKVVIAKTDADGVGRDLGSRFGVTGFPTLKWFPAGSQEPVPYSGARDLETLAAFVSKQSGIKSSIKPPPPPAYTELDATNFDDIALDESKNVLVAFTAPWCGHCKTMKPTYEIVAKIFSSDPDVVIALMNADDADNRPIAARYDVSSYPTIKYFPKGSKDPIDYETGRAAEQFVDWINEHAGTHRTVSGLLSDTAGKVLTLDQLASGFFTGTSNERNKIIKKAKEAVVALDRHTRTTADYYVKAMENVLAKGEGWLTKEQARLAGLLASPSLAPTKLDELKIKINILSSFAAQKVSEAYESVEEMIEDTVDGIKQVPFNIKDGVEKFAEGVEQKAKKVKSEL